The Acropora muricata isolate sample 2 chromosome 5, ASM3666990v1, whole genome shotgun sequence genome includes a window with the following:
- the LOC136916785 gene encoding coiled-coil domain-containing protein 138-like isoform X1, which yields MDGPVPNSKKEKPYPSPPEENFLTPPHTSRDGPHEMSSSERRQYNEALRAMYEIVRLSSKRLAKPSAADDDKSNDDDDEDDVIPETVTETSDNEENDEEPSSLQRSPSGIHRQRQWRTKSYENQVQNHMEAENVKKIHKELMRISAMLQKESEALNRREVQLREREKALRDAEKLSHTTDIIIDRVVAQEVENRSQTVALRYESKLVELEEVISKKTRELKRMKDSFDTIKGANDLLKKQITDLQQQNKKLETQALSVQHRLANLQRKNEFLQRGTKRDDKQIEIQRNANKLSSQGKEEAVTKSVSFSQNKVNLSGLFEVLSILLEWTSDTHLQKMPTFQDSPQGSLQEQNLDFPSALVHEKCSKILPGMSDILSYLPNINPRVQQPCLQFTYWCIVFMEQTVQGSQRSALASTLRHIGEELFKPQVTKVAEEGSIPKSDRHKTDIYFHSPNIAVRILSSFIILKTLSRVDYLAQVFDVLKTDLKDDVGKQIFLTYEGINVILTYMKPAQKALLSSAIDVLLLMSVDSPFTSSFLESCSNEPWFRTTVNLLQRKGLDSKILEKLSIVLQRLSKVKSNRRYFEAFQIAPIVQEMLRTCDPQNAFLALNLRSIIFNLGQGK from the exons ATGGATGGGCCTGTTCCCAactcgaaaaaagaaaaaccttacCCCTCCCCACCAGAAGAGAACTTTTTAACCCCACCCCACACTAGTCGAGATGGGCCGCATGAAATGTCAAGCTCGGAAAGAAGGCAATACAACGAAGCTCTAAGAGCCATGTATGAAATTGTTCGACTGAGCTCCAAACGATTGGCGAAACCATCAGCAGCTGATGACGACAAaagtaatgatgatgatgatgaggatgatgTCATTCCTGAGACTGTGACAGAGACCTCTGATAATGAGGAAAATGATG AAGAGCCCTCTTCTCTTCAAAGGAGTCCCTCAGGCATTCATAGACAACGTCAGTGGAGGACCAAATCATATGAAAATCAG GTTCAGAATCACATGGAAGCAGAGaatgtgaaaaaaatccacaaGGAATTGATGAGAATAAGTGCTATGCTTCAG AAAGAAAGCGAAGCTCTCAACAGACGTGAAGTTCAACTGCGTGAAAGGGAGAAAGCCTTAAGAGATGCAGAGAAACTCAGTCACACAACAGACATTATCATTGACAGAGTGGTTGCACAGGAAGTGGAGAATCGCAGCCAAACTGTTGCCCTG AGATATGAAAGCAAGCTTGTTGAACTTGAAGAGGTAATCAGCAAAAAGACAAGGGAActaaagagaatgaaagattcctTTGATACAATAAAGGGGGCGAATGATTTGTTGAAAAAACAG ATCACTGATCTCcaacaacagaacaaaaaactgGAGACACAAGCCCTCAGTGTGCAACACAGACTTGCTAATTTGCAG AGAAAGAATGAATTTTTACAGAGGGGAACAAAAAGAGATGACAAGCAGAttgaaatacaaagaaatgcaaACAAGCTGTCTTCACAAGGAAAGGAAG agGCTGTAACAAAATCAGTATCATTTTCACAGAATAAG gTGAATTTGTCTGGCCTATTTGAAGTGCTATCTATACTTCTGGAGTGGACTTCAGACACTCATTTGCAGAAGATGCCCACATTCCAAGATTCGCCCCAAGGAAGCCTGCAGGAGCAAAATCTGGACTTCCCGTCGGCTCTTGTGCATGAAAAGTGTTCGAAG ATATTACCAGGTATGTCTGATATTCTCAGCTACCTTCCAAACATCAACCCGCGAGTGCAGCAGCCGTGTTTGCAGTTTACCTATTGGTGCATTGTGTTTATGGAGCAAACAGTGCAAGGATCACAG AGATCTGCTTTAGCGTCAACTCTCCGTCATATTGGAGAAGAGCTCTTTAAACCTCAG GTGACGAAGGTCGCAGAGGAAGGAAGTATTCCCAAAAGCGACAGACACAAAACTGATATATACTTTCACAGCCCAAACATCGCTGTTCGAATTCTGTCGTCCTTTATCATCCTGAAAACACTTTCAAGAG TTGACTACTTGGCTCAAGTCTTTGATGTTCTGAAAACTGACTTAAAAGATGATGTG GGCAAGCAGATATTTTTGACTTACGAGGGAATAAATGTTATTTTGACCTACATGAAACCCGCTCAAAAG GCCCTACTCAGTAGCGCTATCGACGTTCTATTACTTATGTCGGTGGATTCGC CTTTTACCTCCTCGTTCCTCGAGAGTTGCTCCAACGAGCCCTGGTTCAGGACAACCGTGAATTTGCTTCAACGAAAGGGGCTGGACTCTAAAATACTGGAAAAGCTGAGCATAGTTTTGCAGAGACTTTCAAAAGTCAA GAGCAATCGCCGATACTTCGAAGCTTTCCAGATTGCCCCCATCGTCCAGGAAATGTTACGGACCTGTGATCcgcaaaatgcatttttggcTCTCAACTTGAGGTCCATTATATTTAACCTGGGACAAGGAAAATGA
- the LOC136916785 gene encoding coiled-coil domain-containing protein 138-like isoform X2: MEAENVKKIHKELMRISAMLQKESEALNRREVQLREREKALRDAEKLSHTTDIIIDRVVAQEVENRSQTVALRYESKLVELEEVISKKTRELKRMKDSFDTIKGANDLLKKQITDLQQQNKKLETQALSVQHRLANLQRKNEFLQRGTKRDDKQIEIQRNANKLSSQGKEEAVTKSVSFSQNKVNLSGLFEVLSILLEWTSDTHLQKMPTFQDSPQGSLQEQNLDFPSALVHEKCSKILPGMSDILSYLPNINPRVQQPCLQFTYWCIVFMEQTVQGSQRSALASTLRHIGEELFKPQVTKVAEEGSIPKSDRHKTDIYFHSPNIAVRILSSFIILKTLSRVDYLAQVFDVLKTDLKDDVGKQIFLTYEGINVILTYMKPAQKALLSSAIDVLLLMSVDSPFTSSFLESCSNEPWFRTTVNLLQRKGLDSKILEKLSIVLQRLSKVKSNRRYFEAFQIAPIVQEMLRTCDPQNAFLALNLRSIIFNLGQGK, translated from the exons ATGGAAGCAGAGaatgtgaaaaaaatccacaaGGAATTGATGAGAATAAGTGCTATGCTTCAG AAAGAAAGCGAAGCTCTCAACAGACGTGAAGTTCAACTGCGTGAAAGGGAGAAAGCCTTAAGAGATGCAGAGAAACTCAGTCACACAACAGACATTATCATTGACAGAGTGGTTGCACAGGAAGTGGAGAATCGCAGCCAAACTGTTGCCCTG AGATATGAAAGCAAGCTTGTTGAACTTGAAGAGGTAATCAGCAAAAAGACAAGGGAActaaagagaatgaaagattcctTTGATACAATAAAGGGGGCGAATGATTTGTTGAAAAAACAG ATCACTGATCTCcaacaacagaacaaaaaactgGAGACACAAGCCCTCAGTGTGCAACACAGACTTGCTAATTTGCAG AGAAAGAATGAATTTTTACAGAGGGGAACAAAAAGAGATGACAAGCAGAttgaaatacaaagaaatgcaaACAAGCTGTCTTCACAAGGAAAGGAAG agGCTGTAACAAAATCAGTATCATTTTCACAGAATAAG gTGAATTTGTCTGGCCTATTTGAAGTGCTATCTATACTTCTGGAGTGGACTTCAGACACTCATTTGCAGAAGATGCCCACATTCCAAGATTCGCCCCAAGGAAGCCTGCAGGAGCAAAATCTGGACTTCCCGTCGGCTCTTGTGCATGAAAAGTGTTCGAAG ATATTACCAGGTATGTCTGATATTCTCAGCTACCTTCCAAACATCAACCCGCGAGTGCAGCAGCCGTGTTTGCAGTTTACCTATTGGTGCATTGTGTTTATGGAGCAAACAGTGCAAGGATCACAG AGATCTGCTTTAGCGTCAACTCTCCGTCATATTGGAGAAGAGCTCTTTAAACCTCAG GTGACGAAGGTCGCAGAGGAAGGAAGTATTCCCAAAAGCGACAGACACAAAACTGATATATACTTTCACAGCCCAAACATCGCTGTTCGAATTCTGTCGTCCTTTATCATCCTGAAAACACTTTCAAGAG TTGACTACTTGGCTCAAGTCTTTGATGTTCTGAAAACTGACTTAAAAGATGATGTG GGCAAGCAGATATTTTTGACTTACGAGGGAATAAATGTTATTTTGACCTACATGAAACCCGCTCAAAAG GCCCTACTCAGTAGCGCTATCGACGTTCTATTACTTATGTCGGTGGATTCGC CTTTTACCTCCTCGTTCCTCGAGAGTTGCTCCAACGAGCCCTGGTTCAGGACAACCGTGAATTTGCTTCAACGAAAGGGGCTGGACTCTAAAATACTGGAAAAGCTGAGCATAGTTTTGCAGAGACTTTCAAAAGTCAA GAGCAATCGCCGATACTTCGAAGCTTTCCAGATTGCCCCCATCGTCCAGGAAATGTTACGGACCTGTGATCcgcaaaatgcatttttggcTCTCAACTTGAGGTCCATTATATTTAACCTGGGACAAGGAAAATGA